One genomic region from Deltaproteobacteria bacterium encodes:
- the gltX gene encoding glutamate--tRNA ligase, with protein sequence MPRFRFAPSPTGHLHIGGTRTALYNFLMAKKTGGQFILRIEDTDQERSTQEYVESILQGMQWLGLSWNEGPYFQTARAKIYQEHIEKLLHQGQAYRCYCSVEQLETMRKTALKAGLKPKYNGTCRELNQQDTNQPHCIRFKSKQWGVTKVVDLIKGGVDFDNAELDDFIIARTDGSPTYNFVVVVDDVDMKITHVIRGDDHLNNTPRQVLLYEALNYPIPQFAHVPMILGADKKRLSKRHGATSVTAYRDMGYLPEALVNYLVRLGWACGDEEIFNLEELIQKFDIQDVGKSAGVFNPEKLLWLNGHYIRQATPQHLLEHAKPFFAQSSILLNEDAFTLKAIASCQEKVKTLLELVTLSQFYFTEDYPFVVEAKEKFLKPEHKALLTELKTFLETLDPFSKENLETQLKAFAEKKSIKFNALAQPLRVALTGTTVSPSLFDLLAILGKEKTLTRLHRVLNLPLA encoded by the coding sequence ATGCCTCGCTTTCGTTTTGCCCCCTCTCCCACTGGCCATTTACATATCGGCGGCACCCGTACCGCCCTTTATAATTTTTTGATGGCCAAAAAAACGGGGGGTCAATTTATTTTACGCATTGAAGACACCGATCAAGAACGCTCAACCCAAGAATATGTCGAATCGATCCTCCAAGGCATGCAGTGGCTAGGCCTTTCCTGGAATGAAGGCCCTTATTTTCAAACGGCTCGGGCTAAAATTTACCAAGAACATATTGAAAAACTACTACATCAAGGTCAAGCTTACCGCTGTTATTGTTCCGTCGAACAACTTGAGACCATGCGCAAAACAGCCCTGAAGGCTGGTCTTAAGCCAAAATACAATGGCACTTGTCGTGAGTTAAACCAACAAGACACCAACCAACCCCATTGCATCCGTTTTAAATCAAAACAATGGGGTGTCACAAAAGTTGTAGACCTTATCAAGGGTGGGGTAGACTTTGATAATGCCGAACTCGATGATTTTATCATCGCCCGCACCGATGGCTCTCCAACTTATAATTTCGTCGTTGTGGTTGATGATGTCGACATGAAAATCACCCACGTGATTCGTGGCGATGATCATCTCAACAATACCCCTCGCCAAGTTTTACTCTATGAAGCACTTAACTATCCCATTCCCCAATTCGCCCACGTCCCCATGATTTTAGGGGCTGATAAAAAACGTTTGTCCAAACGTCACGGCGCCACCAGTGTCACCGCTTACCGCGACATGGGTTATTTACCAGAGGCCTTGGTCAATTATTTAGTGAGATTGGGTTGGGCCTGTGGAGATGAAGAAATTTTTAATCTAGAAGAATTAATTCAAAAATTTGACATTCAAGATGTCGGCAAATCAGCCGGAGTTTTTAACCCAGAAAAATTATTATGGCTTAATGGGCATTACATCCGCCAAGCCACCCCTCAACATTTATTGGAACATGCAAAACCCTTCTTTGCTCAAAGCAGCATTTTGCTCAATGAAGATGCGTTCACCTTAAAGGCCATTGCCAGTTGCCAAGAAAAAGTCAAAACTCTATTAGAGCTAGTAACCTTATCGCAGTTTTATTTTACCGAAGATTACCCCTTTGTCGTTGAGGCAAAGGAAAAATTTCTTAAACCCGAACATAAGGCCTTGTTAACCGAATTAAAGACATTTTTAGAAACCTTAGATCCATTTTCAAAAGAAAACCTAGAAACCCAACTCAAGGCCTTTGCTGAAAAAAAATCTATTAAATTCAATGCCTTAGCTCAACCCTTGCGAGTTGCCCTCACCGGCACTACCGTAAGCCCCAGCCTATTTGACCTCCTTGCCATCCTCGGCAAAGAGAAAACCCTCACCCGCCTCCATCGAGTGTTGAATCTACCCTTAGCGTAG
- the ilvC gene encoding ketol-acid reductoisomerase, whose translation MATVYYDQDADLALLKDKKIIIFGYGSQGHAHAQNLRDSGLDVSIALKANGPSYKKAVAAGFKVYTDPAEAAKNADIAMIVIPDESQKALYDSALKDHLKKNAALFFAHGFNIHFKRIVPRADLDVILIAPKGPGHLVRDQFTDGKGVPCLIAVEQDATDMAWKLGLAYARGIGGTRAGVIKTTFKEECETDLFGEQVVLCGGLTALIQNGFETLIEAGYQPEVAYFECLHEVKLIVDLVYAGGIANMRYSISDTAEYGDVTRGPRIIDSHTRNTMEKILKEIQSGEFAKEYIQEKESGSPNFNRLRKIGENHPIEKVGKQLRAMMPWIGGALDRNKR comes from the coding sequence ATGGCAACGGTTTATTATGATCAAGATGCCGATTTAGCCTTATTAAAGGACAAAAAGATTATTATTTTTGGTTATGGGTCGCAGGGCCACGCCCATGCCCAAAATTTAAGGGATTCGGGGCTCGATGTCTCGATTGCCCTCAAAGCCAACGGCCCTTCTTATAAAAAGGCCGTAGCTGCCGGTTTTAAGGTTTATACGGATCCAGCCGAAGCTGCCAAGAATGCCGACATCGCCATGATTGTCATCCCCGATGAATCTCAAAAGGCACTTTATGACAGTGCCCTCAAAGATCATCTGAAAAAAAATGCCGCGTTATTTTTTGCCCATGGTTTTAATATTCATTTTAAACGAATCGTACCCCGCGCTGACTTAGATGTTATTCTCATTGCACCCAAGGGGCCAGGTCATTTGGTAAGAGATCAGTTTACCGATGGCAAAGGAGTCCCTTGTCTTATCGCCGTTGAACAAGATGCCACTGACATGGCGTGGAAGTTGGGGCTGGCCTATGCCCGCGGTATTGGGGGCACTCGAGCCGGCGTTATCAAAACCACTTTCAAAGAAGAATGCGAAACCGATTTGTTTGGTGAACAAGTGGTGCTGTGCGGTGGTTTAACCGCGCTCATTCAAAATGGTTTTGAAACCCTTATCGAAGCCGGTTACCAACCCGAGGTTGCCTATTTTGAATGCCTGCACGAAGTTAAGTTGATTGTTGATCTTGTCTATGCCGGTGGCATTGCCAACATGCGCTATTCTATTTCTGACACAGCCGAATATGGCGATGTTACGCGTGGCCCACGCATTATCGACAGCCACACCCGCAACACCATGGAAAAAATCTTAAAAGAAATTCAAAGTGGTGAATTTGCCAAAGAATATATTCAAGAAAAAGAAAGTGGCTCACCCAACTTTAATCGATTGCGCAAGATCGGCGAAAATCATCCTATTGAAAAGGTTGGCAAGCAGTTGCGTGCCATGATGCCTTGGATTGGCGGAGCCCTCGATCGCAATAAACGGTAA